One part of the Aphis gossypii isolate Hap1 unplaced genomic scaffold, ASM2018417v2 Contig00539, whole genome shotgun sequence genome encodes these proteins:
- the LOC126554559 gene encoding uncharacterized protein LOC126554559: MKYELNGIQIQKLANPGITTTLKGYCSYNKSDIVSRYNAAWDDDIKNFNKDFIESGMFNGCINLKDLFGFCEDYKRILINCNQQLILNRASIDINAVKQYKNNDVVLDAPKLKDVKINITKILWRMPIVKVSDREKIRLLKIVNHQKPLKCAFRSWELCEYPFLPQNTSHSWKVKTSNKLEKPRYAIIGFQTDRKNSMNKAMSYFDHCKIKNLKVYLNSEVFPYEDFQSDFTKNKMATLYRAYAEFQKSYYGRDNVTPLLTRTDFKKLSPIVVVDMSRQNDNVKTSTVDLRIEIDTEEAFPASTSAYCLILHDQIITYNPFNGEVRTM, encoded by the coding sequence ATGAAATATGAACTGAATGGGATTCAAATTCAGAAACTCGCTAATCCAGGTATAACTACAACATTGAAAGGATACTGTTCGTATAATAAATCGGACATAGTGTCACGCTATAACGCTGCCTGGgatgatgatattaaaaattttaataaagattttatcgagAGCGGTATGTTCAATGGGTGTATTAATCTTAAGGATTTGTTTGGATTTTGCGAGGActataaacgtattttaataaactgcaATCaacaattgatattaaatagagCTTCAATAGATATAAATGCGGTtaagcaatataaaaataatgacgtTGTCCTAGACGCACCTAAGCTAAAAGACGTTAAGATAAATATCACGAAAATATTGTGGAGAATGCCTATAGTCAAGGTCAGTGATAGAGAAAAAATACGGCTATTGAAGATAGTAAACCATCAGAAACCTTTAAAATGTGCGTTTAGATCGTGGGAGTTGTGCGAATACCCATTTCTCCCTCAAAACACATCGCACTCGTGGAAAGTAAAAACatctaataaattagaaaaaccacGATATGCTATAATCGGATTTCAGACCGATAGAAAAAACAGTATGAACAAAGCAATGTCATATTtcgatcattgtaaaatcaaaaacttgaAGGTTTATTTGAATTCCGAGGTATTCCCTTACGAAGATTTCCAAAGCGACTTTACTAAGAACAAGATGGCTACATTATACCGCGCATACGCCGAGTTTCAGAAATCCTACTACGGTCGTGATAATGTCACACCTCTATTGACTCGAACGGATTTCAAAAAACTATCACCGATTGTAGTTGTGGATATGAGCCGACAGAACGATAATGTAAAAACCTCGACTGTTGACCTTAGGATTGAGATCGATACCGAAGAAGCGTTTCCAGCCTCCACCTCAGCATATTGCTTAATATTACATgatcaaattataacttataatccaTTTAATGGTGAAGTAAgaacaatgtaa
- the LOC114121665 gene encoding uncharacterized protein LOC114121665, with product MTDSIVNSSTMYKKTFKNIPPTPLTELIESTNYTLNFTKRKFLHIGIDPADMFRVAVHIITPTRYVNISIEFLKRIFSLMGNILSFILEQPGKYKRTIFIETDKFKLSSMMYTGENVLVIESKTDEGCRILLNRMELIRLHYLEWCIFETIVRKSTIMHPIVLKQFNIFTNYINGELSKAESLPRTSEEMTTFIKNVRDDHIIASSPKHDVNFISQLKMYALAQLTEHCMQRWNGEMSPKPFDGNLTIISPTSPTYLPSSITKVDIFDIHDEKVNNVKPYDSFDGMLSLDENDGPDFFNVRTVSDANHATYAMFPRPL from the exons atgaccGATTCAATTGTGAATAGTTCGACTATGtataagaaaacatttaaaaatataccaccAACTCCACTTACAGAACTCATTGAATCTACCAACTATACTTTAAACTTTACGAAACGAAAGTTTTTACATATTGGAATCGATCCAGCTGACATGTTTAGAGTAGCAGTGCATATAATAACTCCTACACGTTacgttaatatttcaattgaatttctaaaaagaatattttcattgatgGGTAATATCCTGTCATTTATTTTGGAGCAGCctggaaaatataaaagaactaTTTTCATTGAGAcagacaaatttaaattatctagtaTGATGTACACTGGAGAAAACGTCTTAGTAATAGAGTCTAAGACAGATGAGGGTTGTCGAATTCTTTTAAATCGTATGGAGCTCATACGACTTCACTACCTAGAATGGTGCATTTTCGAAACAATCGTACGAAAATCAACTATAATGCATCCAATCGTCttaaaacaattcaatatatttacgaattatattaatggtgAACTTTCCAAAGCGGAATCATTGCCGAGAACGAGTGAAGAAATGActacgtttattaaaaatgtgcgTGACGATCATATTATTGCAAGCAGTCCTAAACATGATGTTAATTTCATTAGTCAGCTCAAAATGTATGCATTAGCGCAATTAACTGAACATTGCATGCAACGGTGGAATGGGGAAATGTCTCCAAAG ccgTTTGATGGTAATTTAACAATCATTTCACCGACCTCGCCAACCTATTTGCCCTCGAGCATCACGAAAGTCGACATATTTGACATTCATgatgaaaaagtaaataatgtgaag ccGTACGATTCATTTGACGGCATGCTGTCACTCGATGAAAATGATGGCCCCGATTTTTTCAATGTGCGAACCGTATCAGATGCAAACCACGCAACGTATGCAATGTTTCCAAGACCATTATAA
- the LOC126554560 gene encoding uncharacterized protein LOC126554560 gives MPNLKNIKIAIGIDSLPLAKSSNSQLWPILAFIVDETKIVFTVGVYHGNAKPKDSNDFMADFISETKDLLANGINIDGSIKKVSIYVFVCDAPAKAFILKIKGHSGFYSCTRCTQEGEYFKNRVCFPYSKDKSGERTHEGYLKKLNEEHHVGNTLSSPCEITRNTFNPNILIRLHAFSLSWNCSKTNSPLFKQRTFTNSFTKL, from the coding sequence ATGCCCAATTTGAAGAACATCAAAATTGCTATTGGCATTGATAGCTTGCCCTTAGCTAAGAGTAGTAATAGTCAATTATGGCCGATTTTGGCATTTATTGTTGATGagacaaaaattgtatttacagtAGGAGTTTATCACGGAAATGCCAAACCTAAGGACAGCAATGATTTTATGGCAGATTTTATTTCTGAAACTAAGGATCTTTTGGCTAATGGCATTAATATTGATGGTTCTATTAAAAAAGTgtctatttatgtttttgtgtGTGATGCTCCAGCAAAAGCTTTTATCTTGAAAATAAAAGGACACTCTGGATTTTATTCCTGTACTCGGTGTACTCAAGAAGGTGAGTATTTTAAGAACAGAGTGTGTTTTCCTTATTCTAAAGATAAATCAGGTGAAAGAACCCATGAAGGTTaccttaaaaagttaaatgaaGAACATCATGTTGGAAATACACTATCATCGCCTTGTGAAATTACCAGGAATACATTCAATCCGAACATTCTCATTAGACTACATGCATTTAGTTTGTCTTGGAACTGTTCGAAAACTAATTCTCCTTTGTTTAAACAAAGGACCTTTACTAACTCGTTTACTAAATTGTGA